A single genomic interval of Carassius auratus strain Wakin chromosome 30, ASM336829v1, whole genome shotgun sequence harbors:
- the scarb2a gene encoding lysosome membrane protein 2a isoform X1, whose amino-acid sequence MTRRSCAIYATGIVCAHLLILGIALLVAQVFQTMIQERIKKEITLAENSRVLEGWINPPPPVYMQYFFFNVTNPNEFLAGKEKPKVTQIGPYTYREYRPRENVTFLENGTKIFATNPKSFVFLRNMSSGDPEVDRVITVNIPFIAVMNELNSYSFFLRSAVSMWMGSMGIEVFMNRTVHEVLWGFKDPLLSKLQSFRPEVDEHFGLMYNKNGTHEGEFVFHTGEKNYMDYGKIDTWNGISQMNWWSSNQSNMINGTDGSVFHTFLSRKELLYIFAADLCRSIHLGYVADKEVKGIPAFRFAPPSDVLAPPDENPSNAGFCVPAGDCLGKGVLKVSVCRQGAPIVVSFPHFYQADERYIKAIDGMNPNEEEHETYLDINPTTGVPIRACKRAQLNVILKRVSGFPKTKFLNETIFPIMYVNETATIDDESAAQMRTLLLIVTIVSNFPVIIVGLGAILLVVLILLVCRNRQRKVKNNEVKRIDFTEAFHSFATAKDETAYTQVSNQAEDSPENRTNQPSRNGSYIAMSPVEAQKC is encoded by the exons GAGATCACACTGGCTGAGAACAGTAGAGTATTGGAGGGCTGGATAAATCCACCACCACCTGTTTACATGCAGTATTTCTTCTTCAATGTTACCAACCCAAATGAGTTTTTGGCCGGGAAGGAGAAGCCCAAAGTCACTCAAATAGGGCCATATACCTACAG GGAATATCGACCCAGGGAAAATGTCACTTTTCTTGAGAATGGGACGAAAATATTTGCCACAAATCCCAAGAGCTTTGTGTTTCTTCGCAACATGTCATCGGGAGATCCTGAGGTTGACCGTGTGATAACGGTTAACATTCCATTCATT GCCGTGATGAACGAGTTAAACTCCTACTCCTTCTTTCTGAGGTCTGCTGTGTCCATGTGGATGGGATCCATGGGCATCGAGGTGTTTATGAATCGCACAGTCCATGAGGTCCTGTGGGGTTTCAAAGATCCGCTGCTGTCCAAACTCCAATCCTTCAGACCAGAAGTGGATGAGCATTTTGGCCTGATGTACAAT AAAAATGGAACCCACGAGGGTGAATTTGTcttccacactggagagaagaaCTACATGGACTACGGCAAGATTGACACGTGGAATGGCATCAG TCAGATGAACTGGTGGTCGTCTAACCAGAGCAACATGATCAACGGTACCGATGGCAGTGTCTTCCACACCTTCCTGTCCAGGAAAGAGCTGCTCTACATCTTTGCTGCTGATCTGTGCAG ATCCATTCATTTGGGTTACGTGGCTGACAAAGAGGTGAAGGGCATCCCTGCCTTCCGCTTCGCCCCTCCTTCAGATGTGCTCGCTCCCCCGGATGAGAACCCCAGTAACGCTGGCTTCTGCGTGCCTGCTGGGGATTGTCTAGGAAAAGGAGTCCTCAAAGTCAGCGTCTGTCGGCAAG GTGCACCCATTGTTGTGTCATTCCCTCATTTCTACCAAGCTGATGAGAGATACATCAAAGCCATTGACGGAATGAACCCAAATGAGGAAGAACACGAAACATACCTCGACATCAACCCG accACAGGGGTTCCCATTCGTGCCTGTAAGAGAGCTCAGCTCAATGTCATACTGAAGCGAGTCTCTGGCTTCCC CAAAACAAAATTCCTGAATGAGACCATTTTCCCCATCATGTATGTCAATGAG ACCGCTACTATTGACGATGAGTCTGCAGCCCAGATGAGGACGCTTCTGCTGATTGTAACGATTGTGTCCAACTTCCCAGTCATCATTGTGGGACTGGGGGCTATTTTACTTGTGGTCCTGATCCTCCTCGTCTGCAGGAACCGCCAGAGAAAGGTAAAAAAT AACGAAGTAAAACGTATTGATTTTACTGAAGCTTTTCATTCTTTTGCT ACGGCGAAGGATGAAACCGCTTATACCCAAGTGAGCAACCAAGCGGAGGATTCGCCAGAGAACCGCACCAATCAGCCTTCGAGGAACGGATCTTACATCGCCATGTCCCCAGTAGAGGCGCAGAAGTGTTGA
- the scarb2a gene encoding lysosome membrane protein 2a isoform X3, translating to MTRRSCAIYATGIVCAHLLILGIALLVAQVFQTMIQERIKKEITLAENSRVLEGWINPPPPVYMQYFFFNVTNPNEFLAGKEKPKVTQIGPYTYREYRPRENVTFLENGTKIFATNPKSFVFLRNMSSGDPEVDRVITVNIPFIAVMNELNSYSFFLRSAVSMWMGSMGIEVFMNRTVHEVLWGFKDPLLSKLQSFRPEVDEHFGLMYNKNGTHEGEFVFHTGEKNYMDYGKIDTWNGISQMNWWSSNQSNMINGTDGSVFHTFLSRKELLYIFAADLCRSIHLGYVADKEVKGIPAFRFAPPSDVLAPPDENPSNAGFCVPAGDCLGKGVLKVSVCRQGAPIVVSFPHFYQADERYIKAIDGMNPNEEEHETYLDINPTTGVPIRACKRAQLNVILKRVSGFPKTKFLNETIFPIMYVNETATIDDESAAQMRTLLLIVTIVSNFPVIIVGLGAILLVVLILLVCRNRQRKTAKDETAYTQVSNQAEDSPENRTNQPSRNGSYIAMSPVEAQKC from the exons GAGATCACACTGGCTGAGAACAGTAGAGTATTGGAGGGCTGGATAAATCCACCACCACCTGTTTACATGCAGTATTTCTTCTTCAATGTTACCAACCCAAATGAGTTTTTGGCCGGGAAGGAGAAGCCCAAAGTCACTCAAATAGGGCCATATACCTACAG GGAATATCGACCCAGGGAAAATGTCACTTTTCTTGAGAATGGGACGAAAATATTTGCCACAAATCCCAAGAGCTTTGTGTTTCTTCGCAACATGTCATCGGGAGATCCTGAGGTTGACCGTGTGATAACGGTTAACATTCCATTCATT GCCGTGATGAACGAGTTAAACTCCTACTCCTTCTTTCTGAGGTCTGCTGTGTCCATGTGGATGGGATCCATGGGCATCGAGGTGTTTATGAATCGCACAGTCCATGAGGTCCTGTGGGGTTTCAAAGATCCGCTGCTGTCCAAACTCCAATCCTTCAGACCAGAAGTGGATGAGCATTTTGGCCTGATGTACAAT AAAAATGGAACCCACGAGGGTGAATTTGTcttccacactggagagaagaaCTACATGGACTACGGCAAGATTGACACGTGGAATGGCATCAG TCAGATGAACTGGTGGTCGTCTAACCAGAGCAACATGATCAACGGTACCGATGGCAGTGTCTTCCACACCTTCCTGTCCAGGAAAGAGCTGCTCTACATCTTTGCTGCTGATCTGTGCAG ATCCATTCATTTGGGTTACGTGGCTGACAAAGAGGTGAAGGGCATCCCTGCCTTCCGCTTCGCCCCTCCTTCAGATGTGCTCGCTCCCCCGGATGAGAACCCCAGTAACGCTGGCTTCTGCGTGCCTGCTGGGGATTGTCTAGGAAAAGGAGTCCTCAAAGTCAGCGTCTGTCGGCAAG GTGCACCCATTGTTGTGTCATTCCCTCATTTCTACCAAGCTGATGAGAGATACATCAAAGCCATTGACGGAATGAACCCAAATGAGGAAGAACACGAAACATACCTCGACATCAACCCG accACAGGGGTTCCCATTCGTGCCTGTAAGAGAGCTCAGCTCAATGTCATACTGAAGCGAGTCTCTGGCTTCCC CAAAACAAAATTCCTGAATGAGACCATTTTCCCCATCATGTATGTCAATGAG ACCGCTACTATTGACGATGAGTCTGCAGCCCAGATGAGGACGCTTCTGCTGATTGTAACGATTGTGTCCAACTTCCCAGTCATCATTGTGGGACTGGGGGCTATTTTACTTGTGGTCCTGATCCTCCTCGTCTGCAGGAACCGCCAGAGAAAG ACGGCGAAGGATGAAACCGCTTATACCCAAGTGAGCAACCAAGCGGAGGATTCGCCAGAGAACCGCACCAATCAGCCTTCGAGGAACGGATCTTACATCGCCATGTCCCCAGTAGAGGCGCAGAAGTGTTGA
- the scarb2a gene encoding lysosome membrane protein 2a isoform X2 translates to MTRRSCAIYATGIVCAHLLILGIALLVAQVFQTMIQERIKKEITLAENSRVLEGWINPPPPVYMQYFFFNVTNPNEFLAGKEKPKVTQIGPYTYREYRPRENVTFLENGTKIFATNPKSFVFLRNMSSGDPEVDRVITVNIPFIAVMNELNSYSFFLRSAVSMWMGSMGIEVFMNRTVHEVLWGFKDPLLSKLQSFRPEVDEHFGLMYNKNGTHEGEFVFHTGEKNYMDYGKIDTWNGISQMNWWSSNQSNMINGTDGSVFHTFLSRKELLYIFAADLCRSIHLGYVADKEVKGIPAFRFAPPSDVLAPPDENPSNAGFCVPAGDCLGKGVLKVSVCRQGAPIVVSFPHFYQADERYIKAIDGMNPNEEEHETYLDINPTTGVPIRACKRAQLNVILKRVSGFPKTKFLNETIFPIMYVNETATIDDESAAQMRTLLLIVTIVSNFPVIIVGLGAILLVVLILLVCRNRQRKNEVKRIDFTEAFHSFATAKDETAYTQVSNQAEDSPENRTNQPSRNGSYIAMSPVEAQKC, encoded by the exons GAGATCACACTGGCTGAGAACAGTAGAGTATTGGAGGGCTGGATAAATCCACCACCACCTGTTTACATGCAGTATTTCTTCTTCAATGTTACCAACCCAAATGAGTTTTTGGCCGGGAAGGAGAAGCCCAAAGTCACTCAAATAGGGCCATATACCTACAG GGAATATCGACCCAGGGAAAATGTCACTTTTCTTGAGAATGGGACGAAAATATTTGCCACAAATCCCAAGAGCTTTGTGTTTCTTCGCAACATGTCATCGGGAGATCCTGAGGTTGACCGTGTGATAACGGTTAACATTCCATTCATT GCCGTGATGAACGAGTTAAACTCCTACTCCTTCTTTCTGAGGTCTGCTGTGTCCATGTGGATGGGATCCATGGGCATCGAGGTGTTTATGAATCGCACAGTCCATGAGGTCCTGTGGGGTTTCAAAGATCCGCTGCTGTCCAAACTCCAATCCTTCAGACCAGAAGTGGATGAGCATTTTGGCCTGATGTACAAT AAAAATGGAACCCACGAGGGTGAATTTGTcttccacactggagagaagaaCTACATGGACTACGGCAAGATTGACACGTGGAATGGCATCAG TCAGATGAACTGGTGGTCGTCTAACCAGAGCAACATGATCAACGGTACCGATGGCAGTGTCTTCCACACCTTCCTGTCCAGGAAAGAGCTGCTCTACATCTTTGCTGCTGATCTGTGCAG ATCCATTCATTTGGGTTACGTGGCTGACAAAGAGGTGAAGGGCATCCCTGCCTTCCGCTTCGCCCCTCCTTCAGATGTGCTCGCTCCCCCGGATGAGAACCCCAGTAACGCTGGCTTCTGCGTGCCTGCTGGGGATTGTCTAGGAAAAGGAGTCCTCAAAGTCAGCGTCTGTCGGCAAG GTGCACCCATTGTTGTGTCATTCCCTCATTTCTACCAAGCTGATGAGAGATACATCAAAGCCATTGACGGAATGAACCCAAATGAGGAAGAACACGAAACATACCTCGACATCAACCCG accACAGGGGTTCCCATTCGTGCCTGTAAGAGAGCTCAGCTCAATGTCATACTGAAGCGAGTCTCTGGCTTCCC CAAAACAAAATTCCTGAATGAGACCATTTTCCCCATCATGTATGTCAATGAG ACCGCTACTATTGACGATGAGTCTGCAGCCCAGATGAGGACGCTTCTGCTGATTGTAACGATTGTGTCCAACTTCCCAGTCATCATTGTGGGACTGGGGGCTATTTTACTTGTGGTCCTGATCCTCCTCGTCTGCAGGAACCGCCAGAGAAAG AACGAAGTAAAACGTATTGATTTTACTGAAGCTTTTCATTCTTTTGCT ACGGCGAAGGATGAAACCGCTTATACCCAAGTGAGCAACCAAGCGGAGGATTCGCCAGAGAACCGCACCAATCAGCCTTCGAGGAACGGATCTTACATCGCCATGTCCCCAGTAGAGGCGCAGAAGTGTTGA